A window of Schistocerca cancellata isolate TAMUIC-IGC-003103 chromosome 1, iqSchCanc2.1, whole genome shotgun sequence genomic DNA:
cccacgtgatttaccaactgacctgcctacactgtgaagcgttctatgtgggcatgaccagccacaaactgtccattcgcatgaatggacacaggcagacagtgtttgttggtaatgaggatcaccctgtggctaaacatgccttggtgcacggccagcacatcttggcacagtgttacaccgtccgggttatctggatacttcccactaacaccaacctgtcagaactccggagatgggaacttgtccttcagcatatcctctcttctcgctatccgtcaggcctcaatctccgctaatttctaatttcaatctgccgccgctcatacctcacctgtctttcaacatcatctttgcctctgtacttccatcccgattgacatctctgcccaaactctttgcctttacaaatgtctgcttgtgtctgtgtatatgcggatggatatgtgtgtgtgtgtgtgtgcgcgagtgtatacctgtccttttctccccctaaggtaagtctttccgctcccgggattggaatgactccttaccctctcccttaaaacccatatccttttgtctttccttctccttccctctttcctgacgaggcaactgttggttgcgaaagctagaattttgtgtgtatgtttgtgtttgtatgtgtgtctatcgacctgccagcgcttttgtttggtaagtctcatcatctttcttttaaatataATTAAGTAATTACAATCAGAAAAATGTTACTGTGTTAATTAAGTACCTGAATGATCTTTCCGCAGAGCAGGTGGTTGCCAGTAAGCTAAGGGCTATCTTCAAGGTTGAAGCTATGGTGGGCATGAATTTGGCTTTGTCCAGTAGATCAGTCAGGCTTAATTGAGCAATATCTCCTTCAGTTACTTTATTGCGTTTCCACATACTGATCCATGTCCATGCTTCTTCAGTGAAGTTATCTAAAAGATCGCCATAAAATCTTTTGATATtttcaattatccttttcatatctAGGTTGCTTTGGGATTTCATTACCTTTGGGTGCAAGCAGAAAATCTCAAAAGATGCCTTGTTATCTTCTGAAAACTGTTCTTGCAAGGACTGGACTAGGGAATCCAAATATGAAATAAAGAGAGATTTTCTGTAGTACTCAGTGACAGAAACCGATGGATGATTTGAATGACGCACTTGTCGTGCAACACTCACAATTGTCAAGTGACATCTATTCCAAGTGCACTATAGTTGCTTTCAGcagttttcattatcatttcaaatttGGCTTCCGCATTTTCTCTGTCATCCAATAACATTTTTACAATTCCTTGAATGTGTTCTGAAACTTCTAACAAGTTAATGTTTACTGATTGTAGGATATTGGTGACAGGTTCTAGTTTGGCTGAATAGTTTGCTATGACTTTTAATGTAAGAATAAATGTTGGAGAAGTAAGTGTGCAGTAAAGTTGCCAGACTTTCTGACTAGTTTCACGATCTCCTTCTTTATGTAAAATTGCTAATGCTTCAACAATTTCTAAAAACTTATCATTAAATTTCCTTATAGACTTATGCTTCTCAGACCAGTGTGTCTCACACAGTTTTTGAAGGTTCCCAACTAGGACTTTCCTTTGCGTGCTCCCCCGGAAAAAAGAAATTCCTTCTTTGGTAGTACCAATGGCAATTCTAACCTCTGGTAAGGTGTTCAAATCATTCACAACTAAATTAAGTCAATGGCTACCACAATGATAGAAGAGAGCCTTGGGATATTTCTCAGCAATTATCTTCTGTACTCTGCCAATTTTACCGGCCATCATACTGCACCCGTCATAGCCTTGTCCTACCATTTTATCTAGATTTAAACCCCAAGCAGATAAAGTAGATATTATTGTATTGGGGATATGTTTTACATCTAACGTTGCTAATGGTGTAAATCCAAGGAAGTCTTCTCTGACAACATTAGTTGCATGGTCAAAATAACGCGCAGAAAGAGAAAGTTGTTCTGTGCCTGCAATATCCATTGATTTGTCTGCCAAAACTGAAAATGATTCTCTGTTATTGATGGTATTAATCAAATCATTTCTTAGTACTTTGACACATAAATCATTTTGGGTTCTATGAGAAACATAGGTAGCATTCTTAGGCGCACCCTCAAAACGTTTCCACAGT
This region includes:
- the LOC126096659 gene encoding 52 kDa repressor of the inhibitor of the protein kinase-like; its protein translation is MKVEVSKKIVSMMRYRCKLVNQTQPSLLKIPVVVLMEKIKMKPVPLLASSALGILLNPWQPEKSYNFKNDIDSTKRTFQPDWLSLYPWLVYSKAVKGALCKFCVLFSPHITHGSHHGTFISHPFTNFKKFHECAKMHMNSGWHKDAIEKSNNFISVVTNKTKSVEELANENLPKLVQTNRAKLKSIVSCVLFCALHDSPLRGETNSDAVFDDLLQFRLQSGDETLWKRFEGAPKNATYVSHRTQNDLCVKVLRNDLINTINNRESFSVLADKSMDIAGTEQLSLSARYFDHATNVVREDFLGFTPLATLDVKHIPNTIISTLSAWGLNLDKMVGQGYDGCSMMAEVRIAIGTTKEGISFFRGSTQRKVLVGNLQKLCETHWSEKHKSIRKFNDKFLEIVEALAILHKEGDRETSQKVWQLYCTLTSPTFILTLKVIANYSAKLEPVTNILQSVNINLLEVSEHIQGIVKMLLDDRENAEAKFEMIMKTAESNYIQSLQEQFSEDNKASFEIFCLHPKVMKSQSNLDMKRIIENIKRFYGDLLDNFTEEAWTWISMWKRNKVTEGDIAQLSLTDLLDKAKFMPTIASTLKIALSLLATTCSAERSFSFRNQQLPRQERGKEKERQKDMGFKGEGKESFQSRERKDLP